The genomic DNA TCGCGTGAAATGGGACTTGCCCCCTCCCGCCGTGCCGAGTATGAGCCCGCTGCGTTCAACCAACCACCATGAGGAGGCCCCATGAAACTCTATCTCTTCCCACCATCCCCGAATGCGTACAAGATCCAAGCGGTCGTGAACGAGCTCGGGCTCACGATCGCCACTGAAACGGTCGACTTGCTCAACGGCCAACAACGAGCGCCGAACTACGCCGCGCTCAATCCCAACTTGATGATGCCGACGTTGGTCGACGGCGACTTCGTCTTGTGGGAGTCGAACGCGATCATGCAATATCTCTGCAGCCGGGCGCCGGGCCAAACCTTATGGCCGAGTGAGCCGCGGGACCAAGCCGACGTCAGTCGGTGGCAATGTTGGCAGCTCGCACACTGGATGCCGCCGTGCGGGACGTATTTGTGGGAAAACATGGTCAAAGCGATGATGGCCGACCACGGCGCACCCGACACCGCCGCGCTGGCCCAAGCCGACGAGCGCTTTCATCGCTTTGCACCGGTGTTGAATCAGCAACTGAAAGGCAAGACCTGGTTGGTCGGCAACTCCGTGACCCTCGCCGACTTCGCGATCGGCGCCCCGCTCCATTATGCGGATGCCGCGAAGATCCCGTTGGCACAATATCCGGAGATCCAACGCTGGTACGCCGGACTGGCCGAACGGCCGAGTTGGCGGAAAGCGATACCGCAATTCGGAATCAAGCGGTAGGAGTGCGCGGAGCGCGTTTTCCCGACAGAGTAATGACCGGCGCGAGGACAGCGACCTCTTCGCGCGGCACCGCAGGCAACAACGTGGCCAGTTCATCCTGTAGTTGCACGATGAATGCCGGTGAATGAGTCGCGCGCGCGGCATGCAGCGCGCGGGTGGCGGCTTGGGCCGCCTCGATGGGCAGGTTCCACGCGGCATACAAGCACGCGCGCATCGCCGTGAAACGGGCCTCGGTGCGGGCGCGCCACAGCGGTGTCAGCGGCGTTTCCGCGAGCCGCGCGAGGATCGCCGCAAAGCGCGTATCGGCGGCCTGGTAATAGGTCGGCGCATCCAGACCGCGCACATGAGGAGCGGCTTGCGCGATCGATTGCAGCCCGCGCGCCACGAGCGCCTCGCCCTCGGCCCACTCGATCACGCCCGGCGCCTCCCGTCTGGCCACCAGACGCGCCACTTGGGCATAGCCGGCCAATTCGCCGTTGATCACATCCCGCAGCAGCGTTTGGCTCGTGGCATCGTACAATTCCGCGACGACTTGTCGTTCACTCGCCAAGAGTCGTGCGACGAGCAGTGACTGCTGAGCGACCGTCATGAGGCGCGCGGCCTGCGCCACCGACCAGGCCCGACAGAGCCGCGCAAAGGCACGGTACGCCACGATCACTTGGTCGGTCGGCGGTTCTTGCAAAAACGCGTGCACGATCGCTATGGCCAAATCGCCGGCTAGTAGAAACGACGTCGTCGCGCCGCCGCGATCATCCCGCAACAATTCCGTCGCGGCCTGGGCAAAAAACACCTTCATTTGCTCCGCCCCCAGTCGGGCGATATCGCGCGTCAACCCGTGGAGTTTCGGATGTTCGCCACACAGTGTCCGCAACCCCCGCTCGACGCCTTCATACGCATGCACTGCCGCACCCCACTGCCCCAAATTCGCCGCCAGATCGCCGCTCCACCAACTCAGCTCCCACGCCCGATCCATCAGACCGCGTTGCTGACAACGTCGGATCGCGGGCGGAAGCTCGTCAAGGAGCCGACTACTCGCGCGCGTGGAACGCGCCCACCACGGCGCTGCCAACGTATGCGCCCCCTGCCCCGCTAAGTCGGTCGCGATCCGACGCAGCAGCTCGTTCCGCTCCAGCCCGGCCTGCAACGCAATCGCCGCACTTCCCTGCCGCCGCCCCGCATTCACGGCCCGCCCGAACAGATGATCCGCAGCGTGCAGCTGCCCACCATCCCGCAACGCCCGCGCCCGTTCGAGCCATTGTTGGGGAGAGCGACCGGAGGATTTCGTCGAACGAGTCATATGCGCAGCACTACATCACCGACGTCGTCGCCGTCATCTTCCCGTTCATCGCTCCACAGCGAGGACGAAAACGGATCCACCAGCGCGGCGCGCTCGGGAGGAACACGGTACCAGAGATCGAGATATTGAGAATCCCCGTGCGACCAATCGGACGGGACCGTAAAATCGTCGACGACAAGACGGTCCACTAAGAGCCAGCGGTATTGCTCTCCGAACTGCGGACAATAATAGAGCGGGTCGAGGGATGGGCCGCAACCATTAATCGCGGCCGAGTCGTCATAGGCACACAACAACCAACCACCCAGTGCCACATTGCGGGACAATGCATCCCAGGCCCGCATCGGAACAAGCGGTGCGTTCGAAATAGGGTCGGGCACCGTGTTCCAGATGACGATATCGGCCGCGACTGAGTCGGGCGCCGTGTTGTATTGCGCAAATTGGCCGGCGTCCATCGACAAGCCGAGCGCCTGCAACGTTCCGCGGACATACTGCAGTGACATGCGATCCATGTCGACACTCATGACCCGCAACCCCGCGGCGAGTGCCGTCGCCACGGTGGATGGACGACGACCGGTACCATATTCCATGACGACCGTCTCTGCGGGCGATCGGTCGCCACGCAGCAAGTGCAGCAATGCCGCCAGCCGGGGAAACGGTCCGTTCGCCCACAACGCCCATGCGTCGGAGCCGGCATCTCTCGCATGTACGCTGTCCCAAAATTGATCCGGCCCCATGGCGGTGCGCCACACCTTGGCCAGCGCACTTTGCGCAAACGGGATCGCCGGCGACCAGGCGCGCCGCGGGCGACAGTGTTGCACGGCATACGTGCGATGGACATATGCGGAGTGCGCATCGGGATAATCATAGCGATCCGGCGGAAAACACAGGCTATGGCGGATATGCGCCGGGACGCGAAGAGCGTCGGTCTCACGATAGAGATTCACGCGGACCGGGACGGCAGGTGTTCGGCCGGCCGGTGGCGGCAACGACGGTTGAGCCGCATGCGATCGGCATCGAAGCCAGAGGCGTGGCATCCACATATTCAAGTTATCGCGCGTCGCAAAAAAAAGTTGCTCCCAGCGCCCGGACAGGTCGTATGTGTTGGCACCGCGCACCGCAACACGCCCTTGATAATTCCCGCTTGCACATGTCGGATAATTATCAGTATGACATACGGATCATGGGCATTCGTCCTCAACCAACACGCGACGCGTTCCACTGGTGCCGAGCATGGATCGCGCGGCGTCTGGCCGCTGGCGCACCGATGCGGGCCACT from Deltaproteobacteria bacterium includes the following:
- a CDS encoding glutathione S-transferase family protein — translated: MKLYLFPPSPNAYKIQAVVNELGLTIATETVDLLNGQQRAPNYAALNPNLMMPTLVDGDFVLWESNAIMQYLCSRAPGQTLWPSEPRDQADVSRWQCWQLAHWMPPCGTYLWENMVKAMMADHGAPDTAALAQADERFHRFAPVLNQQLKGKTWLVGNSVTLADFAIGAPLHYADAAKIPLAQYPEIQRWYAGLAERPSWRKAIPQFGIKR